The DNA window AAGCGCCGGACAGCCTTTCCTTTCAAAATAGCCTGAAACCAGAAGCGGTTCCAATTATATCCAGGTGTCTACATGACGCGCTGCGAAACGGCAAGGGAATTCCTTTTAGGCGGCACCAGTTGTGGGATTCACACAGACCCGGGGGAATCCCCTACGCCATGACCTTACCCTTCGCAGAAACGGTAAAAACGGACGGGAAAAGTTCCGGGGAGGGCAAAGGCGGCTTCAGCGCCGCCCCCCGTTCTTGCTCGCCCACCAGTCCCGGTCCGGCCCGCGAAACCACCAGTCCTTGTGGTCCGTCTCGACCACGCTGCGGGCCAGCTCGCGGCCCTCGTCCGTGCGCAGCCGCTCCAGGGCCGGGCCGATCCAGTCGCCCGCGTATTTGTTGCCCAGGTCGAGCTGTTCCTTGAGATTGGCGATGAAGTCGATCTGGTCCGCGTCCTGGGCCAGCTTCGCCTCCAGGCTCTCCGTGGCTTCCAGCTCCTCCCAGAGGGGCAGCACGTCCTCTTCCAGGCCCGTGCCGCTGAGCGCGTGACGCAGCGCGTCCGTGTCGCGGCTTTCGTCGTACATCTTGTTCACGTAGTTGAAATCGCCGGTGCGCGCCTCGTGCAGGTCGTGGAACAGGCACATCACGGCCACGCGTCCAGAGTCCGCCCCGGCGAGCTTCGCCAGCATCCAGCCGATCATGGCCGTGCGGAAGCTGTGCTCGGCAACGTTCTCCTGGCCCGTGCCCAGAAACTGGTACCCGCTGCGCGGCGTCCGCCGGAGCATTCCGGCCTCGAAAACCAGGTCCGCGAGCCGCGTCGTGCGGCTTCTGCCGGTGAAATTCTTGACCGCTTCGTCAGACATGAATCCTTCTTTGCATCGGTTCCTCGAAAAAACTCTTCC is part of the Paucidesulfovibrio longus DSM 6739 genome and encodes:
- a CDS encoding HD domain-containing protein, translating into MSDEAVKNFTGRSRTTRLADLVFEAGMLRRTPRSGYQFLGTGQENVAEHSFRTAMIGWMLAKLAGADSGRVAVMCLFHDLHEARTGDFNYVNKMYDESRDTDALRHALSGTGLEEDVLPLWEELEATESLEAKLAQDADQIDFIANLKEQLDLGNKYAGDWIGPALERLRTDEGRELARSVVETDHKDWWFRGPDRDWWASKNGGRR